A part of Clostridium novyi genomic DNA contains:
- the rpmJ gene encoding 50S ribosomal protein L36, which yields MKVRPSVKPICEKCKVIKRKGKVMVICENPKHKQKQG from the coding sequence ATGAAAGTAAGACCATCAGTAAAACCTATTTGTGAAAAATGTAAAGTTATAAAGAGAAAAGGTAAAGTAATGGTTATATGTGAAAATCCTAAACATAAGCAAAAACAAGGTTAA
- the rpsK gene encoding 30S ribosomal protein S11 gives MAKANTRKTRRKKERKNIEHGCAHIKSTFNNSIVTITDAVGNALSWSSAGALGFKGSRKSTPFAAQMAAETAATSAMEHGLKSIEVYVKGPGAGREAAIRSLQAAGLEITLIKDVTPIPHNGCRPPKRRRV, from the coding sequence GTGGCTAAGGCAAATACAAGAAAGACTAGAAGAAAAAAGGAAAGAAAAAATATAGAGCACGGTTGTGCACATATAAAATCAACCTTTAACAATTCAATAGTTACAATAACTGATGCAGTTGGTAATGCACTATCTTGGTCAAGTGCGGGAGCTTTAGGCTTTAAAGGATCAAGAAAAAGCACACCATTTGCAGCTCAAATGGCTGCTGAAACAGCAGCAACAAGTGCAATGGAACATGGTCTAAAGAGCATCGAAGTATATGTAAAGGGACCAGGAGCTGGTAGAGAGGCTGCTATAAGATCACTACAAGCTGCAGGACTTGAAATTACTTTAATAAAAGATGTTACACCAATACCACACAACGGTTGTAGACCACCAAAGAGAAGAAGAGTTTAG
- a CDS encoding KOW domain-containing RNA-binding protein, which yields MKYNGLIGRVVCSKAGRDRGKQFIILNVIDNEYVNIIDGDLRTVGRPKRKKMKHLKITDEVIENANELLISNDSSINIKVKKFLKNRDAIKEG from the coding sequence GTGAAATATAATGGACTTATAGGAAGAGTTGTATGCTCCAAAGCTGGAAGAGATCGAGGAAAACAGTTTATAATATTAAACGTAATTGATAATGAATATGTTAATATTATAGATGGGGACTTGAGAACAGTAGGAAGACCTAAAAGGAAAAAGATGAAGCATTTAAAAATTACTGATGAAGTAATAGAAAATGCAAATGAGCTTTTAATATCTAATGATAGTAGTATTAATATAAAAGTAAAAAAGTTTTTGAAAAATAGGGACGCTATTAAGGAGGGTTAA
- the infA gene encoding translation initiation factor IF-1: protein MSKDDVIEMQGTVLEALPNAMFQIQLESGQTILAHVSGKLRMNFIRILPGDKVTVELSPYDLTRGRITWRAK, encoded by the coding sequence ATGTCAAAAGATGATGTAATAGAAATGCAAGGTACAGTGTTAGAAGCTTTGCCTAATGCTATGTTTCAAATTCAGTTAGAAAGCGGTCAAACAATATTAGCGCATGTATCTGGTAAATTAAGAATGAATTTCATAAGAATTTTACCAGGTGATAAAGTAACAGTTGAGCTTTCTCCATATGATTTAACAAGAGGTAGAATAACTTGGAGAGCTAAATAG
- a CDS encoding DNA-directed RNA polymerase subunit alpha: MLEIEKPKIECVEASEDGTYGKFVIEPLERGYGITLGNSLRRILLSSLPGVAANSIKIDGVLHEFSTVTGVKEDVTELILNIKGLALKMNGEGPSTIYIEAQGPGEVTAADIISDGNIEVMNKDMHIATLDDDGKLYMEINIDRGRGYVTQNKNKKDDLPIGTIPVDSIYTPVKRVNFTVENTRVGQITDYDKLSIEVWTNGTIQPEEAISLSAKILIEHFKLFMTLTDHADNVEIMVEKEEDKKEKVLEMTIEELDLSVRSYNCLKRAGINTVQELTERTIDDMMKVRNLGKKSLEEVQEKLAALGLGLKKSDE, encoded by the coding sequence ATGTTAGAAATAGAAAAACCCAAAATAGAGTGTGTTGAAGCATCTGAAGACGGTACTTATGGTAAATTTGTTATAGAACCTTTAGAAAGAGGATATGGAATAACTTTAGGTAACTCACTTAGAAGAATTCTTTTATCATCTTTACCAGGGGTTGCTGCAAATTCAATCAAAATAGATGGCGTTCTTCACGAATTTTCAACTGTAACTGGAGTTAAAGAGGATGTTACTGAATTAATTCTTAATATTAAAGGATTAGCGCTAAAGATGAATGGCGAAGGACCTAGCACTATATACATAGAAGCACAAGGTCCTGGAGAAGTAACAGCAGCAGACATTATTTCTGATGGTAACATAGAAGTAATGAATAAAGATATGCATATAGCTACATTAGACGATGATGGAAAACTTTATATGGAGATTAACATAGACAGAGGAAGAGGATATGTTACTCAAAATAAAAATAAGAAGGATGATTTACCAATAGGTACTATACCAGTTGATTCAATTTACACTCCTGTAAAGAGAGTTAATTTCACAGTAGAAAATACTAGAGTTGGTCAAATCACTGATTATGATAAATTAAGTATAGAAGTTTGGACTAATGGAACTATACAACCAGAAGAAGCTATAAGTCTTTCAGCAAAGATACTTATAGAACATTTCAAGTTATTCATGACTCTTACAGACCATGCTGATAATGTTGAAATAATGGTAGAAAAAGAAGAAGATAAGAAAGAAAAAGTTCTTGAAATGACTATAGAAGAGTTAGATTTATCAGTAAGAAGTTATAACTGCTTAAAAAGAGCAGGTATAAACACTGTACAAGAGCTAACAGAAAGAACTATAGATGATATGATGAAGGTTAGAAATTTAGGTAAAAAATCCCTTGAAGAAGTACAAGAAAAACTTGCTGCTTTAGGATTAGGCTTAAAGAAATCCGATGAGTAA
- a CDS encoding adenylate kinase, which produces MRMILLGPPGAGKGTQAKLISEKYSIPHISTGDIFRKNISEKTPLGVKAKEYMDKGQLVPDELTIDLVNDRLTHEDCKTGFLLDGFPRTVKQAEALENFLNKNNQSLDTALLINVPSSFILERMTGRRVCPSCGASYHIKFNPPKIEGICDVCKAEVIQRKDDTEETVKERIEVYDRQTQPLVDFYASKDQLFVVDGTQSIDQVFETISNHIEGDK; this is translated from the coding sequence ATGAGAATGATTTTGTTAGGACCTCCTGGAGCAGGTAAAGGTACGCAAGCAAAATTAATAAGTGAGAAATACTCTATTCCTCATATATCTACAGGTGATATATTTAGAAAAAATATATCAGAAAAAACACCTTTAGGCGTAAAAGCTAAGGAATATATGGATAAGGGACAATTGGTTCCGGATGAATTAACTATAGATTTAGTTAATGATAGATTGACACATGAAGATTGTAAGACTGGCTTTTTATTAGATGGATTTCCTAGGACGGTAAAGCAAGCAGAGGCTTTAGAAAATTTCTTAAATAAGAATAATCAAAGTTTAGATACTGCATTGCTTATAAATGTTCCTAGTAGTTTTATACTTGAAAGAATGACAGGAAGAAGAGTTTGCCCATCATGTGGTGCAAGTTATCATATAAAATTCAACCCTCCTAAAATTGAAGGAATATGTGATGTTTGCAAAGCTGAAGTTATTCAAAGAAAAGATGATACTGAGGAAACTGTAAAAGAAAGAATCGAAGTGTATGATAGACAAACTCAACCATTAGTAGATTTTTATGCGTCTAAGGATCAATTATTTGTGGTTGATGGTACACAATCAATTGATCAGGTTTTTGAAACCATTTCTAATCACATAGAAGGCGATAAATAG
- the rpsM gene encoding 30S ribosomal protein S13, which translates to MARIAGIDLPKEKRVEVGLTYIYGIGINRSRQILKETGVNPDTRVKDLSEEEVNTIRDFIGKNFVIEGDLRRTIALDIKRLVEIGCYRGIRHRRGLPVRGQKTKTNARTRKGPKRAISGKKNK; encoded by the coding sequence ATGGCTAGAATAGCTGGTATTGACCTACCAAAGGAAAAAAGAGTTGAAGTGGGTCTAACTTACATCTACGGGATAGGAATAAACAGATCTCGTCAGATTCTTAAAGAAACAGGAGTTAATCCAGACACTAGAGTTAAAGATTTAAGTGAAGAAGAAGTAAATACAATAAGAGATTTCATCGGTAAGAACTTTGTTATCGAAGGAGATTTAAGAAGAACAATAGCTCTTGATATAAAGAGATTAGTTGAAATAGGATGTTACAGAGGAATCAGACATAGAAGAGGACTTCCAGTAAGAGGACAAAAGACTAAAACAAATGCTAGAACAAGAAAAGGCCCAAAAAGAGCTATTAGTGGTAAGAAAAACAAATAG
- the rpsD gene encoding 30S ribosomal protein S4, which yields MARYIGATCRLCRREGMKLFLKGDRCYTDKCAFARRSYAPGQHGQGRKKLSNYGVQLREKQKARRIYGILEAQFRKYYEKAETMRGITGENLLKLLEMRLDNVVYRLGFGSSRSEARQLVTHGHFLVNGKKVDIASFKVSAGDVITVREKSRGTEKFKTFAENPKTLPAWLQGNVENFEGKVIAEPTRTDIDVPVNETLIVELYSK from the coding sequence ATGGCTAGATACATTGGAGCTACATGTAGATTATGTAGAAGAGAAGGTATGAAACTATTTCTAAAAGGAGATAGATGTTATACAGATAAATGTGCATTTGCAAGAAGAAGCTATGCACCAGGACAACACGGACAAGGTAGAAAGAAGCTTTCTAACTATGGAGTTCAATTAAGAGAAAAACAAAAAGCTAGAAGAATCTATGGAATTCTTGAAGCACAATTCAGAAAATACTACGAAAAAGCTGAAACAATGAGAGGAATCACAGGTGAAAACCTATTAAAACTTCTTGAAATGAGATTAGATAACGTAGTATATAGATTAGGATTTGGAAGTTCTAGATCAGAAGCTAGACAATTAGTTACACATGGACATTTCTTAGTAAATGGTAAAAAAGTTGATATAGCATCTTTCAAAGTAAGTGCTGGAGATGTTATAACTGTTCGTGAAAAGAGCAGAGGTACTGAAAAGTTTAAAACTTTTGCTGAAAATCCAAAGACATTACCAGCTTGGTTACAAGGAAATGTAGAAAACTTTGAAGGAAAAGTTATTGCTGAGCCAACTAGAACTGATATTGATGTTCCAGTAAACGAAACATTAATTGTTGAGTTATATAGTAAATAA
- the map gene encoding type I methionyl aminopeptidase, which yields MITIKNSREIEFMRQAGKVVGETLALLEKSIRPGITTKDLDRIAEEYIRKCNAIPSFKGYYGFPASICTSINEEVVHGIPGNRVLHEGDIVSVDCGAILNGYHGDAARTFAVGNISKEAEDLIKVTKESFFKGVENAIVGNRLTDISFAIQQYAESQGYSVVRDYVGHGIGTAMHEEPEVPNFGKAGKGPKLVEGMVLAIEPMINVGELYVEVLSNDWTVVTRDRKLSAHYENTVAILKDGPEILTLG from the coding sequence ATGATAACTATAAAAAATTCCAGGGAAATCGAATTTATGCGACAAGCTGGAAAAGTAGTTGGTGAAACCCTAGCTCTTTTAGAGAAATCTATAAGACCAGGAATAACAACTAAAGATTTGGATAGAATAGCAGAAGAATACATAAGAAAATGTAATGCTATTCCATCTTTTAAAGGATACTATGGTTTTCCTGCTTCAATATGTACTTCTATTAATGAGGAAGTTGTTCATGGAATCCCAGGTAATAGAGTTCTTCATGAAGGTGACATAGTAAGTGTTGATTGTGGAGCTATATTAAATGGGTATCATGGAGATGCAGCAAGAACTTTTGCTGTAGGAAATATATCAAAAGAAGCTGAAGACTTAATTAAAGTTACTAAAGAAAGTTTCTTTAAAGGAGTAGAAAATGCTATAGTCGGTAATAGACTAACTGATATATCATTCGCAATTCAGCAATATGCTGAATCTCAAGGGTACTCTGTAGTCAGGGATTATGTAGGTCATGGTATTGGAACAGCAATGCATGAAGAACCTGAAGTTCCTAACTTTGGGAAGGCCGGAAAAGGACCCAAATTAGTGGAAGGTATGGTTTTAGCGATCGAACCAATGATTAATGTTGGGGAACTTTATGTGGAAGTTTTATCAAATGATTGGACAGTAGTTACTAGAGATAGAAAATTATCAGCTCATTATGAAAATACCGTGGCCATATTAAAAGATGGGCCTGAAATATTGACTTTAGGTTAA